A part of Capsicum annuum cultivar UCD-10X-F1 chromosome 6, UCD10Xv1.1, whole genome shotgun sequence genomic DNA contains:
- the LOC107874439 gene encoding uncharacterized protein LOC107874439 produces the protein MTAFSGLGIGLSFLFGCMVMGFAAELYYLLWVKKRISKGSNGDQYTTYASELSSLFNWKKTNSLSKISTQEVTTNSRNQGQDLELGTNSDSEESIKLEGYREDSAELELMRLHNLRFLSTIKEETKEDLESDDEKSRGDRSRKASKSRSFTDLTLVLTPLSSPRVKCQSSDAYNCQGFSFNPLFESEIKSLKTSPPSKFKFLRDAEEKLIRRLLEESERRKVLSNGASDQDSLMKPSSNFNSVQ, from the coding sequence ATGACAGCTTTTAGTGGCTTAGGTATTGGTTTGAGTTTCCTTtttggttgcatggtaatgggATTTGCTGCAGAATTGTACTACCTGTTGTGGGTGaaaaaaagaatctcaaaaggatcAAATGGGGATCAATACACAACTTATGCTAGTGAGCTTTCTTCCCTTTTCAATTGGAAGAAAACTAACTCTTTAAGCAAAATTAGCACTCAAGAAGTTACGACaaattcaagaaatcaaggtcaagatTTGGAGCTAGGGACCAACAGCGATAGTGAAGAATCCATAAAATTGGAAGGATACAGAGAAGATAGCGCAGAGTTAGAGTTGATGAGGTTACATAATCTTAGATTCCTCTCCACGATTAAAGAGGAGACAAAGGAAGATTTAGAATCCGATGATGAAAAATCGAGAGGTGATAGAAGCAGAAAAGCTTCGAAAAGCAGAAGCTTTACTGACCTTACCCTGGTTCTCACTCCTCTATCTTCACCGCGCGTGAAGTGTCAGTCTTCTGACGCTTACAATTGTCAGGGATTTAGTTTCAATCCTCTCTTTGAATCTGAAATCAAGAGTCTGAAAACTTCACCACCATCAAAATTCAAGTTCTTGAGGGATGCTGAAGAGAAACTTATAAGGAGATTACTTGAAGAATCTGAGAGAAGAAAAGTTCTTAGTAATGGTGCTTCTGATCAAGATTCTTTAATGAAACCTTCATCAAATTTCAACAGTGTtcaatga